Genomic segment of Eupeodes corollae chromosome 2, idEupCoro1.1, whole genome shotgun sequence:
GGCTAATTCGCTCAAAAATGTTCCCTCACTAAAATGACAGCTTTCTCTTCTAGGGAACAATGCTTACCGCGACCTATATTTTCCttagaattaattgtaatattattaaaataatttgaatctaCTTCCTTAAgtgtatttattgttttataaaagaaaaaagaattattagaaACTAATATTTGTATTACTAGTTCAATATTAAGGTCTGTGTTccaatgtgtttctattttaatgtccactcAAAACACAGTCTTACCTGATGAACGGTTCATCACCAAACAATCAACAAGCTGAAATAAAAGCCATATTATTTTGCATAAGGcagtctaactttttttttaataacggtttaaactacttctaatgcatgttgttgttttaatttggttttactcttagcaactgtctctgtgcctattttaatgtccatgcCTGTAAGTCTTTTTTAATTCACGttttgtttcatgtttttttcaaccaaaattttctttcatacataATACAAGTTCTTCTCTTGCTCAGAGATCCTCGTTTTATAGTTATTGCGCATACTGCAGGAACTTCCGAAAACTAATCTAACATGGTAGTAAATACTTTGAACAATTTCGTCTTATAACTTGGCTAGATATTTCCTCAACAATTACTCAAGttttgtaaaagattttttttttattccagttttcaccaaaaatgttaattttctaAGTCAAGTTTGAAACGAAAACAGAGTAGATGCTTTTCTTGAAAGAACTGTACacgctttttaaaaatgtaattgtaacaatcaaatgaattttatttatttgttttcatttatatttgtcAACGTGATTTACATacacatacattttgtttatattaaattatttttattttatacatttgttataaatgttttctttgtaaataaaatagtaaattcTTATTGGATAGTTCTTAAATTGTTCGAtataataaaatctacatatatataccagtaaataaatttattacaaattttttttttccactcgcttgtatgtatttacataaaagtaaatatttattcttatttaacAATGCAACAgattaacaaaaatacataatattaaaattatttaagtcaTTATTAAGGAAACGTTATTATACTATctaatttaacaaataatttgtatttgagttagatttgatttgatttaatttcattataaaacgATTGAAATGGGCACTTAGTTTTTTTGCAATAggcattatttataaaatgtattcgAATAGTAACAATCTTTTCTTTgtcatatcatcatcatcattctcaTCCAACACAAAAAAtgcaatcaataaattttttaaatttctttctaatttttttaatttagctttGGCCTAAAATGGACTAGAGtatgaatttttcatttatgaaatttttaatgatcaaCTTTATTGTGCGCATCATAagaatatttatcatttttattgtgTGAAATAATGTGGCATAAACTAATAGCAAAATTCttgagaatacaaaaatacaaaaaagtatattgtGCTTTCGGTAAGTTCACATCTATATAGAAGACAATTAAAGCCATTTGTGCTGTTTGCTCTTTTTTGTTACTTTAAAACATTCCTGGTCTGTCAGTTTCTCGATTTCCTGATTTTTCAAAGAACATTGCATCCtagaaaaagaaagataaatttgtattataatttaataaaaccaaatgACATTTCAAAGCTCGACTTACAATAAGGAATGTGGCTCCAAGGAGGACAGCTTTCATGCGAACGTCCAAGTCCATTGGGAAATTAATTCCAAAGAAATCTGCATCGGTAAACATTTCCCTTGCCAGTCCTGACCATTGTTTTGAGATCTTTCCAACTTTTTCTCCAGTCAATGAAACCAcctgttgaacgaattttttgATGTTGgtttagaaaattattattttttaagctttttgagACAATATCGAGGTCTTACCTGAAATTCAACATCACCACACAATGAAAAAGTACAAACTGGTCCCTCAATACGAAGCATAGTTTCATCTCGttgattcttaattttaaatgatggCGAACATATAGACCATTCTTGTTCAATTGAACCAATCAAATTGCCTGGTGGTGCGGAAACTTCAAGCGTTTGCAAACAACACGGGAAGCAACAACTATCACATGCCAATGGACGACTCAAATGTAtaacttcatttttataattatcaAAGATTCTCATTTCAAATGGACGGGCGGGACCACAACAATTACGTGTGCAACAATCATTTTCCTCAGCagcaaaataaactttttgacctaaactatttttaatgGAGAATTTATTATTAGTTTCGAATCCAGTAAATGCTTCGAGCAGTTCGACTTTTTGTTTAACTAAGAGTTGGTCGATAGTCATAAGGTACTCCAATCCGCGCGGACAATTCGGAGCTCCAGCGGGTATAGTCATCCAATCgcctagaattaaaaaaaatatatgtattttaaatatgcATGGATATTACTTGATGAGACATTGAAATAAGTTTCTGTTTAAAACTGAATCtagagaaaaatttaaaaaaagtaaagataataacaaaaacaaacttttagttgtccagaaaaaaaatcaatcgatAGATTGCAGTCACTTAGACAGTATAAGGAggacaaatggaattttattcGTCACAAAAATTTTACATCTGCATAAACTATCTATCATACGACTTCATGGTAAAAGAGGTAAAGAACAATAGATCTTAATGTTATAATCTTAAATACGTGCAATTTTACTGCCCGATATAGTGGTCTTTACAGTTTACATCTTAAACCCACGAGTTCATTCGAAAATACGTTGACTAACGAATCGAAAGTAATGAAGCCGTTGTCCACCtaaacttcaattattattagACTCTTAAAAACAAGAAGTCATAATAAAATGAGAACTCAATGTTATACCGGTTACCGTACCAACGTAAGCAACGTTAGGAAATATTTAAAACGTATTtcaaaagttatcagttatcgTCGAGAAGCTAATACATCCACAGAGAGTGATAGTTTGGTGCCGATTTTGGACTTCGTTGAACAATGATTGTCCATTGAAAATGAGTGTGTAAAATGACTTTTATTCAACTAGAATTTAAGACATCTAGGGGCCATGCCACTATCAATTTAAAATCGTGTTATTATCTATCTTGGGAATGTCAATTGGTCGCCTTAAAAAAATTCTACTTGACCCTTTGGGCTAGAATGGAAGCCTGTATTATGACAGCAACATGTAAAAGACTCCAACACTTAAGGCCGATGTCATCCTAAGTATGCATGAGTTTACAGCACAAATCCATCAACAtactcttggaaaattgaaATGGCACAAAACCAAGACAATTAATGGACCAAACGGGACAGTGAAATGACAACATTGTAGCTCCCAAACCCAatggttttttttcaagttaGTATCAAGGCTAGCGCGTTTTTTCTCcgtaaatttacaaataaaaattcaaccaattttgattgcaaaaaacttgctatcaataaaaaaattattgacctTGTTGGCCCTGAAGTGAAAAGTCAATGAAATGTTTGCATCTTGTCAATAATCACtgaaaattttctataaatctatatacatatgtatgtatgtacatacatatgtacataattaaaacataataattcaaattcaaccaaTAATGATTAATATTGGCAGTAAAAAAGTCAGCGATGTTGATTTTACTTTCTTAgggtttttaatatatttatgtacatatgtatgtagtgtcaacttttttaatttcatgataACCCAATTTCGTCATAATTTGCAAATACAAATACTCACAAAATAGAGcgtatattcaataaaaaattataaaataaagtaattccTTACATTTAATATTTCAGATGCGACGTGtttgataaagttttttaactttctttttatatttaatttgaaataacttaTTTGGATCTGGCGGAAGGCAAATTATTTGTAGAAAGCCTAGCACACAATTCATGAAAGAGAACATGCGTTCCACTGTAAAACATGGCGAAGGTAATGGACCGGTTCAGACGACCGAcgtaagggacttgaaagtaaggcaactTTCTAGTATCCGATTGGCCAGCTGCCTTCCaactaaggcaactttaatggaaagttgactgcaaagttagttaaaaatctctctaactatcaagtcaagtctacttctgtctaaatgacagttgatcatgtttttgttcccttaactgaaagctgaactttattactataTGATTTAATGATTTTCTGCACAAGTCCACTAAATGTTTTCTATAAAAGGGTgtcttgtcaatttggaaaagaaataagtaatatttctttacaatacaaaatacaaatcgtggtggacttgtagcttgcctgaggagcgTTTTAaagacagtaattttgttggtattttttgtactatgaactttaAGTAGcgatttgcgaagtaaagttctgaatttgaaattcatgacacttgaaaagctaatgtcaaaatttacgttcaaagaatgaaattgACTGCAAAGGAAGTCTCTTATGTTGTCAGAACCTGCCCAGTGTTAAGCATGGAGGAGTTAATGTCATATTATAGGGGCCTATGGCAGCAACTGGAAAAATAGACTTGGAATTTATTGACACAATTATGGACAAATCCAAATTTCTGGacattcttaaaagaaaaatgagtCGGTCCgcagaaaaatggaatttatcAGCAGCATTttactttcaacaaaataacggttcccAACTCAGTCACCGGACCTCAAAACCGTTGACCATTTGTGGAAATGGGTAGGTTCAGGGCGACATaagagacttgaaagtaaggcaaattCCTAGCACCTGATTAGCAATCAAGGAAAGTTAGCCAAACAAATCTCTTTTCCTGACTATCAAGCCAATttcacttatgtcaaaatgtcaaCTAATTATAGTTTTTGATTCAACTGAGAgctaaactttattactctgtgatttatttattttctccacAATTCTATTTGACGTTTTATGttaaattggaaaaggaatatgtaactgaaggtagaggtgTGTGAAGTAAAGTTTCGAGTTTGAAGTCTATGAAACTTTCAagactaactagttgccttaattgcctgatttttgaataacggtgagtttttgtagttttttgacaaatgcaCCACCCCAACAGGATATTCCATATTGCAACTTGGAATGAAAAATCCCAAAATAAACCtgcttcaaaaaatgtatagagCAATGCTTTTTCAGGTGGTAGAAACAACGGGTGGATGAgaaaagatagtttttttttaaaatagcaatGTGTTTGTCCTAGTTAAGGTTTTGATCAGATGCCGAGGTACTAAAagtcttcaaatttttcaatttaaaaacagctACCATTGGATTGAACATTGAGATGGTATGATTGAGTATGGTGACCATTACATTCACCATAAAGTAACTTTTGATTTAGCCAATTGTGAGAATGAAAAATGATGGTCCGTGGTTTGTTTTGCTGCTCACCATTAACTCATGTTTAGCTGCTCCCAACTTCTACATTGTGTGATCTAATTTTTAGATACGACTCCAGCCATTTCCAGATGAATccacgaaaaccaattttatacaGTTTATCCAAGAGAATGTTATGGTTCACCATGTCAAAGGCTTAAGTTGTGTCTACGAAAAGTCCAGTACACTTTTTCTTAGCATCTAAACCTTCTTGTAAAATGCAGACAAATTCTAGACGAGCCTTCTCAGTAGAAAGCTCAGCCTTGAATCCAAATTGAAATCgactcaaaaagtttttttttattaattagctTCTCAAACAATTTCGATATTGAAGACAACAAAGTTATTGGTTTATAATTTCCTTTATCTGTTTTACATCCTTTTTTGAATAATGGAACTatcatacctttttttaaatcatcaggAAACTTCCCAGagtgcagttgactgcaaatatgTCGattgaacctgcccaatgttacCAAAATCTGGGAGAATAATACCCTCGTcataccaaaaacaaattttcgaatCGATTCCGCGGGATTATAGGCTATGATAATGGCTAAACAAAGAAGccctacaaaatattcatattccAATCTTATCACACTCTTTCTTTTTGGTGTACGCTAAATTTTGATTGTAACTGTAAGTACTTCCTTAGATCTTTGCTTTCACTATATCGTCGCTGTTGGTAGAAACCTTCTTCTTTACAACCCAAAATAGACAAAACATCTAAATACATTCCCAATTAAAACCCAGTAAACAAATATGCAGATTTgtcttttttcaataataataattattatgtttaacgatgttggtttttattatttaattaattattcttttatACCTGATAGACGTCAGAAGCGATAAAGTCATCAAGCATAAAACAATAACCAAAATCTcttagtttttaatcaaataattcaacttaaatatGCATATCAGAGTTAAATTGAAGAGTAAGGAAGATAAATACaataattgacattttaaaaatatgctaaCTCATCACATCATaacataagtttttatttgcttGTTGCATATATAATCagataaaattaagtaaataattgaagaatttaaaatctttaccaTCATATAAACAACCAAAGATAAAGTACAAAATTTAGCcgtctattttattttcattttaagttcTATCTATCTCCTTGATCAAATAAAACGGTCATCAAGATCGTTAAAATTTTccgtttataaaatataaaatttcaaaaatctagCTTTTTCAATTCATAATAATCGGTGAGCGGCCAGGAGAAGTGATAATAACTCTCTATATTTCTCAATTAGATGTGTCATCATAAATCACTCCAGCCACTGTCAAGAATAGAATTTCCTGACCAACATCTTATTCTTAGTCTTTTTGTCCACTGACATAATAAAATCTGTAAATTCTATTACAAATGTTTACGATTAAGGTCAACTCAACCTACATTCATACGAGTATGCATGAACATAAACTCAAttgattcaaattgaattagtgAACATCGTCACTCGGAGGTCAAGTTAACCctatttacaaattcaaagaaaacaatttcattgaaaacGGACGCATTGTCAAGATTAAGCTACCTACGTACATACGTAACGTGTTTCTcaagtaggtttttttttgttttctttgcaaGGAAATCTTTTTTCTTGCTGATTATCTCGTCACTTATCTCGCAAGTCGATATGATAACAAgaacaatattattaattttaaacttataaaacaaTAGATggaacaaaaacgaaataaattaaagaatctAGCGATAGCTTACAGTGACTCTGTGGAATCTAATTGATTGTggcttttttaaactttctcatGATTGACCGACCTTAGTCATGATCATTTACATCCATACATATTGGTATAATTTATTACCTTCTGTCTTCATCAGATAAAATATTCTCGTATCCTTTCTTCTTGGAAGACTTGTTTATTCGCAGTGATCTACGGAATTTCTTCCCTAACGATTTGGCTTCGACTAAAGATGGAGTAcccaaagatatttttgttcttcgtAGGTTTGTATATTTCTCACGCAATTGAATCCAGAATGCTTGGAAAACATTGGCCTTAATCGAATCCTCTGGCGGATCATCGTAAAGCTCATTGGTCGAAGTAAAATCAATCACTGTACTCATATTCTCTTAACACACAACCGGCGAGAACGATCACTAACTGAGATGGTATTCCAGTTCACACTCGTCGAGATTTTTTAACCGACTGGGTAAAAGATATCGACACAAAAAAAGACGcggaattaaatttgaaaaaaaaacaactatccTCAACTTAGCTAAAACATCTCTGTAATCAAAATAACATAAGACGTTAGACACTAGACTAAAATAACCACCACTCACTAGGTAAGTAAAATTTAAGTATCATTTTGTTGATTAAGAATGATAAGAAGCGCGACAAAGACAGATATCTTTGCAATTCGAACGAAAATGACTTTCAGATTGAAGCCGCTTAGTTTGCTGCTTGAAGACCGCACTAGATATTCGATACGATTGTTGTTGAATCTATAACACTGACACTGTAACCGCAATGGGGGAGGATGTTAGGCAATAAACAATTGTCAGTTACAAAACGATCAACGCAAACCTTGTACTGTTCTGCTCATGGActgattcaaaataaataatatattgtcgCAGATTGAACTTATGAGCAGAAGCGATCCAAAATAGAGAAATGGAATAATAATATGGTACCTACATATTTCTTCCAAAGACATTATCTTGATGGGTCAGAGGCTAAGTTAATGCTTATCAGTGTGGTACAAGAACAAATAAGTATGTATGGACTGGAGGTTAAATAATATGTATTAATTAATCTCTaatgagaaaatatttaatttgcgggaacattttaaacaaactgTTCCAATTTACCGAGAGATTAATACATACCATATTTAAATACTTATATGAGGAATATATTGACTTAGGCTTTGGTTTGGTATgagaaatgcatttttaatgagGTAAATGCACATTATTCTGATAGTGAAAGttgttgataataataattaatttccatGGAAAATGAAAtgctacaatttatttatttattaaaaatatacacaattGTACGTAAGAGCATTGATCTCAGCAAtgttttatgaatacaaaataggCAGGTATCTAGATTAATTGtatcttcaaaattaatgttttataaagggtgttttattAGACACGTGGTTTTCAACctggtaataattttttttcgagcttagtatttttgacagctgttacTTGCTTGATTTGTTTtgccatttcataataaaaatacaatatcctttataaacaaaataattgtgtcGTTCGATTCTCGCGAAGCAACGCGCAAAAAAATCTTTGGGCATTTTTTGTTGAGGTTATGTGAAGCCGCTTGTCTACGCAGAtagttattttttcttgaaaaacacaTGTCCACAAAAAACATCCTTTAGTATTGTtatgatatacatacatatgtttgcttatttagagattttatttttaacttgttaTTTGATTgtggatattttaaaatctatttttcaaCATGATCacaattttctacaaaatgaaAAGACAAAATGGACATAACTTATTAAAACgacattataatttaaaaaaattaatcttttagCTAATaatcttttcgttttttgtcAGAATATCAAACTTAAAGTGCATTAGATAAAACGCCTTCTTTTTATCTAAGAAAATATGGCTCGTCTACAATGGGCGATCatactacgtagtcaaaattcaactagctttgtgaattcaaaattgcactacaaagctagtcgatccggaactgtcatattaatgacaaatgcaaatatataaaataagaaacatttgtgttttcagaactttaaatagtttttcttttaaaattgaaaaaaaaaaaaaacaaattgaagatATAAtatgaatgatttatatttgtatttaaatactgaaagatttatttccttttgaattcttgtgtccttaccgagcagctgattgtgaaacgttaAAACCAAGGTACACTATGTCGGAGGTGaaattttaactacttttgtagtaagatttagccaatcagaatccatTGACTACGTAGCCAAGCCATCATtctaattactttttttgtactcaagTGGATGACGTGGCTATGGTAATTGGAATAAGTACCGGACACTAGGCTATAGGAGAATATGTAGCAAATATAGGTATTTCTCACAATGCCCACTTTCGTAGTTATGAAAATcgacagaaaaagaaaacagatttttattttctctgtttttcatattttttaatcagTCAGAATGTAAATGCAATCCTTCGGAAATGTATTTCTTTGCCAAAGTAAATTGCAAAAAAGAGTGCGTGGGTCAAATAACCAACTCAAGCATATGCCATTAGGTAGGTACACTTATGGGTCGAGAATTAGTGAAGAGAATCTTTGTGCTCAGAAATAAATTTCCATACAGATGGAACActtaaaaggtattttttatgCAGAAATAcatgaaatagaaaaatattaatatattatacaatTTCGAATGAAACTATTGTAACTAAAACATAGCCATTAAGACAGACAGCCATGAATGTAATCAATCAAATCATATCACTTTTAATTGAGATTTGGGGGAAATGAAGACAGACCGCTTAGTGAAACTCCACTGACAGGACATGATCCTATAGACAGAAAATGTGATAAGAATTCAGAAGTTTGGAGACAGAAAGGAATATGATGCTTGTGGCAAAAAACTACTTGAGAATTATAAGCAAACATGTTTCAAAGTGCAAGTTGTAATAACTTTATGATTGCCTACTCGCCGACTGCTGTATACTGAATAAAAACCTTAATATCTATGACCTTACAGGCAGTCATAGTCTTGTAAGGATACACCTAATCATCTATTGAGAAAATAATATGAGATAGTCATGCATAAAAAGCGGTACACTACTTAgtggaaaaaatcaatatccCTTTGTCGATGTTCCAAAAGTTCaaattcttaaaagattttaatttaaaggtaGAACTGTAAAATCATACAACaaagaattttactttttgagaCCTCAGTTACTTTAGTCCTCTTTTAATGGGTGtggacaaaaattaaagaaactaattaattgacttaaattctgtccaataattatttaaagattttatagtttttagatgatttttaaaatttttagaaaagtcccaaagcaaggcaataaaaatagctacaatttatcctctttgaagacttgtagcaaatATATATTTCGCAGTTGCTCTGTGTCCCTCGGATTATATAGGATCTCGATTTATTtgggaaaatatgcgtcaaaacaaagtgtaatggtcatctgctgatgagcccaaccattacatctatgcgaaacgcatatatgaacacttttatactggtttatatttatttttgtgattttaaatcatattgcgaaaaaaagaatctatgtacttcatagtacggccgaagttgggctctgataaaaactgatgggcattcccaGAAGCGCAGGTATTCTACTGACTATTTCACTAGatcatagtccgttaaaataacggtaaaaaagggtgaggcaagaaaccttgcgtcgatgttagTGTCACCAATCATTTGGATAAGAAgaagcagacaggagatcatttataaaaatggggAAGAAtctcggagacaaaacggagccctggagctcaccagcatttattttatgagttgcagacttgaatccgtccaaaacaacttgtattgaacggttcgaaagaaaatttctaatccaacgaagaagagattcgtcgataccgaaagcacgcattttcgataagagagcacgatagtacccgtggcatgatggttagtgcgttggactgtcatgcaaggggtcttgggttcaatccctgcctatgtcaccttaattaaaaaaaaaaaaaaatttcgcgggtactgcctcttgcgaagaattgacaaatccttcaagagtaattcttgttatgattCGCCTAAAACTGTGGGTCTCTTCctttcctgacaacagtactcgcacacaggaatggttgagagttgtaagtcactaggccctggttcacaacggactgttgcgccaccccatttgatttttttttttagcacgATGCCAGACTTTATTAAATGcccttgaaatatcaagcgcaataatcttactttctccaaaacgatgtaaagatttgttccactgttcggtgagatgaaccatgagatcaccagtggacctattgctacgaaagccgtattgccgggcattaagaagcttccgttcctcaagatattttttttttttgagacaaaTTTACCCAATTCCTAGTCTATACAggtttaattaactttttttgaattcttgtaaTTTTATCCAGCTCATTCATTCCATTATCCATTTTTAAAGCCTGTCTTTACTGATTGGACGATTTTCATAActttcattttaaagttttttagatggtttttaaaagtgtaatatatatattataattgGAGAAGATAATCTCAAAACGACGAGTCGTTTgtttaaaactacaaaaatatgggtaacattttttaattgaatcggtattttaataattttttaacgaaGTCTTTGGAAACCAATGAATGAACAcgcaaattttaatttcaactcatacatttagaaaaaaaaaacatttcaatacaACTTACCGGGCCCAACAGCTCCTGGTGGCGGCATTGGTCCTGTTGGTTGATTAACTATAGGTTGTTGCCCATAACCACCATATCCTGGTTGATGTCCACCATAGGCAGGCTGTTGTCCACCATAGGGGGGCTGTTGTCCACCATAAGGAGGCTGTTGTCCACCATAAGGTGGCTGTTGTCCAAAACCTTGAGGCGGAGGAGGTTGTTGACCATTAAATGGTGGTGCTGAGCCGCCATAAGGTGGCTGGTTTCCGATATAGGGAGGTTGATTGCCCATATATGGTGGTGGGTCTTGACCGTATTGAGGAACAGGAGCATAACCGCCAGGAGGCTTGAATCcctgaaagaaaagaaatgtaAATATTGATGTCATCTATtattgtatttcaatttttacttttcttccTTTTATACATAAACGTGCAAGAAATTAAGTAACATTTATTCATGTTATTGAAATgccataataattaattaaaatactaCAAGAAcggtaaattaaagaaaaaatttaaggtTATCAGTCCTATTTTACAACATAAATTATTCTGTTCACTCTTGCTATTTGTAGACATCCTCCTACTATAAGCTTTCATACCTAATCATTGAGTGAatcaaattcatattttaagttttctttggaAATTCAACTTGTTCTATTGCAGTATGTAAAGATATATATACATAGTTATGGAAACGggtgttttttagacgtgtggttttcaaagTGTCAATACTTTTATCGGAAATGTTTatgttgacagctgtcactttgtttttgttcaatttgGTTTGCTATTTTAGCCTAACGTCTGAACAATGTTTCTAAATTGAACTTTTGGTTGAATGCATACGCCAATAAAAAATACTGCCGTATTTGGAGTGATGataattgggcaggttcagacaacctTAGGgactttatttgaagtcaactgcattctctaaacttacattttgaccaaggcaactagttagttttttccagtgtcatgaatttcaaattcagaactttactttgcaaatctctactttaagttcatagtacaaatagtaccaacaaaattactgtcttATGAACAcccctcaggcaagctacaagtccatcgcgatttgtattttgtattgtaaggaaatattagttatttcttttccaaattgacaaggaaccatttcacacaaaagattaaatggaattgtgcagaaaatatataattcatggagtaataaagttcagcattcagttgaatgaaaaattatgatcagctgtcatttggaAAGAAGTACACTTGACTAAAgtgttagggagatttttcttgactaacttttaaGTCAGTTTTCCAATGAAATTGCCTtaggaaggcaatttttttggcagctggccaatgagatactagaaacttgcctttcttttaagtcccttatgtcgacTGAAACTTCCCATTCTCAAGTGTATGTGGGCTGGTGTCGAAGCCTCCTAAACCGTGTGATTTAACACTgctggactattttttgtggggttatgtgATGTCACTTGTATTTCGCCGATAAGAGTGAGATGATTG
This window contains:
- the LOC129946682 gene encoding phospholipid scramblase 2-like isoform X1, whose product is MSMPMNNVGQGGYVPPGFGAGYPPPNANPQQDNGSNVGFKPPGGYAPVPQYGQDPPPYMGNQPPYIGNQPPYGGSAPPFNGQQPPPPQGFGQQPPYGGQQPPYGGQQPPYGGQQPAYGGHQPGYGGYGQQPIVNQPTGPMPPPGAVGPGDWMTIPAGAPNCPRGLEYLMTIDQLLVKQKVELLEAFTGFETNNKFSIKNSLGQKVYFAAEENDCCTRNCCGPARPFEMRIFDNYKNEVIHLSRPLACDSCCFPCCLQTLEVSAPPGNLIGSIEQEWSICSPSFKIKNQRDETMLRIEGPVCTFSLCGDVEFQVVSLTGEKVGKISKQWSGLAREMFTDADFFGINFPMDLDVRMKAVLLGATFLIDAMFFEKSGNRETDRPGMF
- the LOC129946682 gene encoding phospholipid scramblase 1-like isoform X2; the protein is MKTEGDWMTIPAGAPNCPRGLEYLMTIDQLLVKQKVELLEAFTGFETNNKFSIKNSLGQKVYFAAEENDCCTRNCCGPARPFEMRIFDNYKNEVIHLSRPLACDSCCFPCCLQTLEVSAPPGNLIGSIEQEWSICSPSFKIKNQRDETMLRIEGPVCTFSLCGDVEFQVVSLTGEKVGKISKQWSGLAREMFTDADFFGINFPMDLDVRMKAVLLGATFLIDAMFFEKSGNRETDRPGMF